DNA from Longimicrobium sp.:
GACGCGCATCAGAATCGCATGGGCGCTATCTGAGAAGGAACTTTGTGTGAAGGATCTAGCAACGCTGCTCGAGATGAATCAGCCGGCGGTTTCGCGCGCGCTGAAGGAGATGCGCCTTCTGCGAATCGTGGCGGCTCGGCACGAGCGCCAATTCGTCTACTACCGCTTAAATGAGGGTCACATCCGCTCTCTCCTTGCTGAGGCTTATGAGCATGCCAGAAGTATCGCTTGAACCGGAGGAGACACAGTCTGCGGTGGCGATGCCGCACTCCAGTGGATCCAGTTCCGTGCTGCTCATCAATTCCCCGGTGTTCGATACGCGCCTGCCGTGGGCACGCTGGCAGCAACCGGGGCTACTGTATCGCTACGGGTCTTATCTGCGGGAACGAGGTGCTGAGATCACCATGATCGATGCCCTCGCCGTGCCTCGCGCCGGCCGGCTGAGGAAGGAAAAGATCCAGCAGCTGATGCTCGATGGCCAGCGTGTCGATCAGTGGCGCTTCGGCCGCGCGCGGAAGGAAGTCGCGGCGGAGATGCGTGCGCTGGCCGACCGGGGATGGGCGCCAGATTCCGTTGTCGTGGAATGCTTCACCACATTCTGGTGGCGAGGCGCACGCGAGATGGTGGACCTCGCGCGAGAGGTGTTCCCCAGAGCCGAGGTACAGGTCGTGGGCGCCTATGCCAGCCATGCGCCCCAGCACGTGGAGCAGGCAACCGGCGCGATCCCGATCGCGCAGCTGCCCGCGGAGGTTGCGGCACATCCTGCTGACTGGTCACTGGCTCCTGCTCGCCCGCCTATAGCGTACATCTCGACAGCGAACGGTTCGCGTGGCGCTGATGAGATTGTCGAGGAAATCGCGAACGGGGCCGAGCGCGGGATAACGCTCTTCGCGTTCGGTGAGCATGGTGTGGTGGGACGGCATCCGGACCTGTTCGCGGCGGTTATGGAGGGCGTTCTGGCGCGCTGCATCAAGACCCGATTCGTAGCAACCGGCACCCTTGTCCCGGCCGAGTTGGTCGCCAATCCGGCGCTACCGACCCTCATGCGGCGCGCGGGCTTCCGGCAGCTCTTCTTCGCGGACGATCGGCACGTTCCGCTCGGCTCCGCGACGGACGATTACCTGGACGCCTGTCGGCAAGCCGCAGCCCTGTGTGAAGCCGCCGGCTTCCGCGCCCGCACGGACGAGTTGGGAGGGGGGGTCTGTCTCGGCCGGATGGGTGAAGATCTGGGCGAGCGGGCGCGGA
Protein-coding regions in this window:
- a CDS encoding metalloregulator ArsR/SmtB family transcription factor, producing the protein MAAALTEQERDRLAELFGVLGDRTRIRIAWALSEKELCVKDLATLLEMNQPAVSRALKEMRLLRIVAARHERQFVYYRLNEGHIRSLLAEAYEHARSIA